One window of the Niallia circulans genome contains the following:
- a CDS encoding HesB/IscA family protein — MKVTITDAAVEKFRSYEVPEGAVYRLSTIFSGGCSYVYNFDLAVDFPQEEDKAFEDNGLTIYLDPLTIKHINEDLKFDYVQGKGFRLIGPSEIYSFHLEVKQKAK; from the coding sequence ATGAAGGTTACAATCACCGATGCAGCTGTTGAGAAATTCCGTAGCTATGAAGTTCCTGAGGGTGCAGTTTATCGATTAAGTACCATTTTTAGTGGCGGCTGCAGCTATGTTTACAATTTTGATTTAGCGGTTGATTTTCCACAAGAAGAGGATAAGGCATTTGAGGATAATGGTTTAACGATTTATTTAGATCCATTAACGATTAAGCATATTAATGAAGATTTAAAGTTCGACTATGTGCAGGGAAAAGGCTTTCGTTTAATTGGACCAAGTGAAATTTATTCTTTCCATTTGGAAGTAAAGCAAAAAGCGAAATAA
- a CDS encoding VOC family protein has product MIKYESLHHVSLTVTDLKKAKHFYEKILCLKELPRPNFDFPGAWYQIQDQQLHLIVYPNSQTIRKDKSINSREGHFALRVENYYDTRSWLKKHNVEFLEKPYGISGFAQIFCADPDGNLIELNVDQKDL; this is encoded by the coding sequence TTGATTAAATACGAATCCCTTCATCATGTAAGTCTTACTGTAACCGATTTAAAAAAGGCTAAACACTTTTATGAGAAAATATTATGCCTAAAAGAACTTCCCCGCCCTAATTTTGATTTTCCTGGTGCCTGGTACCAAATACAGGATCAGCAACTTCATTTAATTGTCTATCCAAATTCCCAGACAATTCGCAAAGATAAATCGATAAACAGTCGGGAAGGGCACTTTGCTCTCCGAGTTGAAAATTATTATGATACGCGTAGTTGGTTAAAGAAGCATAACGTGGAATTTTTAGAAAAGCCTTATGGAATAAGCGGATTTGCCCAAATATTCTGTGCAGACCCAGATGGTAATTTGATTGAACTGAATGTGGATCAGAAAGATTTATAA
- a CDS encoding GNAT family N-acetyltransferase: MELVRPSKKYSKQLMEYRSAFLQIEEQPYGGSSLQNYTDFHEWLNKVNSQEKGENLPPNRVPATQFLSIKNGELMGLINIRHRLTPELLMESGHVGYSIHPAKRRKGYATEQLRLSLLEAKKLGLNKVLVTCDKENTASAKTIQKVGGVLENEVISTDGKEIVQRYWIEIR, from the coding sequence ATGGAATTAGTAAGACCATCAAAGAAATATAGCAAACAATTAATGGAATATAGATCAGCTTTTTTACAAATAGAAGAACAGCCATATGGTGGAAGCTCTTTGCAAAATTATACAGATTTTCATGAATGGCTTAATAAAGTAAACAGCCAGGAAAAAGGTGAAAACCTCCCACCTAATCGGGTTCCTGCCACTCAATTTTTAAGCATAAAGAATGGGGAATTAATGGGACTTATTAATATCCGCCATCGATTAACACCAGAACTATTGATGGAGAGTGGGCATGTTGGCTATAGTATCCATCCAGCCAAACGAAGGAAAGGGTATGCGACAGAACAACTGCGACTTAGTTTACTAGAAGCAAAAAAGCTTGGTTTAAATAAAGTGCTAGTAACCTGCGATAAAGAAAATACCGCTTCTGCTAAAACGATTCAAAAAGTTGGGGGAGTGTTAGAGAATGAAGTAATTTCCACAGATGGGAAGGAGATTGTTCAGCGGTATTGGATTGAAATTAGGTAA
- a CDS encoding metallophosphoesterase family protein → MYRIAIISDIHGNIYALKAVLKDMKEKSVDFIYCLGDMIGVGPYSNEVLHSLFELDNTEILTGNHDESVLAILNNEPYPKSRFHVIPHHQWIAERLNKEYIDKLKKLPRIINPTFHEQSFHFIHYPMKQSIYNMHISKDPFDRIGIPSLENFSILDGLDFASLVCFGHYHCSHQFLSKNKTFYNAGSLGCFNQPFARYGIIDIREREFNIMQQYVPYEFHTYIDKIRNANMPRKESILAMYE, encoded by the coding sequence ATGTATAGAATAGCAATCATTTCAGATATTCACGGGAATATATATGCATTGAAAGCGGTACTTAAAGATATGAAAGAAAAATCAGTTGATTTCATCTATTGTCTTGGTGATATGATTGGAGTCGGTCCATACTCGAATGAAGTATTACATTCCTTATTCGAATTGGATAATACGGAAATATTAACTGGTAACCATGATGAATCTGTATTAGCAATACTTAACAATGAACCTTATCCTAAAAGCAGATTCCATGTTATTCCACACCATCAATGGATTGCAGAAAGGTTAAATAAAGAGTATATTGATAAATTGAAGAAACTGCCTCGAATAATTAATCCTACTTTCCATGAACAAAGTTTTCATTTCATTCATTACCCAATGAAACAATCCATATATAATATGCATATAAGTAAAGATCCTTTTGATCGAATTGGTATACCTTCTTTAGAAAATTTTTCTATCCTAGATGGACTTGATTTTGCCTCTTTAGTCTGTTTTGGACACTACCATTGCTCCCATCAATTTTTAAGTAAAAATAAAACCTTTTATAATGCGGGTTCTCTTGGTTGTTTCAATCAGCCATTTGCTCGATATGGAATTATAGATATTAGGGAGAGAGAATTTAATATTATGCAACAATATGTTCCATATGAATTTCATACTTACATAGATAAGATTAGAAACGCAAATATGCCTCGTAAGGAGTCAATCCTTGCTATGTATGAGTAA
- a CDS encoding DUF2975 domain-containing protein, whose product MKRGTTLFLRVAVVLIGIPVLALGLWGMYGLAKNPVNPDYAHILYPIVLGIYLSAIPFYMALYQAFRLLGNIDRNEAFSEMSVKALSHIKKDAISISILYVLMTPFIFLLAQTDDAPGLILFGMIPIFASIVIAVFAAVLQKLLQQAIDIKSENELTV is encoded by the coding sequence ATGAAAAGAGGAACTACCCTTTTTTTAAGGGTTGCTGTTGTTCTTATTGGAATTCCAGTTCTTGCTTTAGGATTATGGGGAATGTATGGCTTGGCTAAAAACCCAGTAAATCCAGATTATGCACATATACTATATCCGATTGTATTGGGAATCTATCTATCTGCAATCCCATTTTATATGGCACTTTATCAGGCTTTTAGACTTTTGGGGAATATTGATAGGAATGAAGCATTCTCTGAAATGTCTGTTAAGGCATTAAGCCATATAAAGAAAGATGCAATCAGCATTAGTATCTTATACGTTCTAATGACGCCTTTTATTTTTCTCTTAGCTCAGACAGACGATGCTCCAGGTCTTATCCTATTTGGAATGATTCCGATTTTTGCTTCCATTGTAATTGCGGTGTTTGCAGCTGTTCTACAAAAGCTTTTACAACAAGCGATTGATATAAAATCAGAAAATGAGTTAACAGTCTGA
- a CDS encoding helix-turn-helix domain-containing protein has protein sequence MAIVINIDVMLAKRKMSVTELSEKVGITMANLSILKNGKAKAIRLSTLEGICKALECQPGDILEYRKSQENE, from the coding sequence ATGGCAATTGTAATTAATATTGATGTGATGTTAGCAAAAAGGAAAATGAGTGTAACTGAACTTTCAGAGAAGGTTGGAATCACAATGGCGAATCTATCTATTTTAAAAAATGGAAAAGCAAAGGCTATTCGACTTTCAACACTAGAGGGGATATGCAAAGCTCTAGAATGTCAACCAGGAGATATTTTAGAATATCGTAAGAGCCAAGAAAATGAATAA
- a CDS encoding isoprenyl transferase, producing MKLPFFSKKQAAVSDLFLNETIPEHVAIIMDGNGRWAKKRGMPRIAGHKEGISTVVKIVKTAVKWKVKVLTLYTFSTENWKRPKTEVEFILRLPKEFLSIYLPDLIASNVRIELIGDIEKLPAHTREAVEDAIERTRDNDGLLLNFALNYGSRQEILHAMKEIFLDINNDEFSLQELDEQKFSDYLYTADMKEPDLLIRTGGEKRISNFLLWQLAYTEFWFTDVLWPDFSEKEFLYALEDFCKRKRRYGGL from the coding sequence ATGAAACTACCTTTTTTCAGCAAGAAACAAGCAGCAGTATCCGACCTTTTTCTGAACGAAACGATACCGGAACATGTTGCCATCATTATGGATGGAAACGGACGCTGGGCAAAGAAAAGAGGAATGCCTAGAATTGCTGGTCATAAAGAAGGGATATCAACTGTAGTGAAAATTGTAAAGACCGCCGTTAAATGGAAGGTAAAGGTTCTTACGCTATATACATTTTCTACAGAAAATTGGAAACGACCAAAGACAGAGGTTGAGTTCATATTGAGGCTTCCTAAAGAGTTTCTATCTATATATCTACCAGATCTGATAGCTAGTAATGTTCGCATAGAATTAATAGGAGATATCGAAAAGCTTCCAGCACATACCCGTGAAGCTGTTGAGGACGCAATCGAACGTACGCGTGATAATGACGGACTTTTGCTGAATTTTGCGCTTAACTATGGAAGCAGACAAGAGATTTTACATGCGATGAAAGAGATATTTTTGGATATTAACAATGATGAATTTTCGCTACAGGAATTGGATGAACAGAAGTTTTCAGACTATCTATATACAGCTGATATGAAGGAACCAGACCTCCTTATTCGAACAGGTGGAGAAAAGCGAATAAGTAATTTCCTCCTATGGCAGCTGGCATACACAGAATTTTGGTTTACGGATGTATTATGGCCAGATTTTTCGGAGAAGGAATTTCTATATGCGTTGGAAGATTTCTGTAAACGAAAAAGACGCTATGGTGGATTATAG
- a CDS encoding class I SAM-dependent DNA methyltransferase, protein METNVFEQLAKRYDTEERRELANVIVKEVRRELENSTSLSLMDYGSGTGLVSLELSDLVASILLVDSSEQMLEVAQAKIANRGIMNADILYSDFTQDTPKHKADVILMSLVLLHIPNTKKILQALFQILNQDGKLIIIDFEKNDKINHPKVHNGFTEEELNEILSEVGFRSSKRKTFYQGNRIFMNQDASLFISSSIK, encoded by the coding sequence ATGGAAACGAATGTTTTTGAACAGCTGGCCAAAAGATATGATACAGAAGAAAGAAGAGAATTAGCTAATGTGATTGTGAAGGAAGTAAGAAGAGAACTTGAAAACAGTACATCTCTATCTTTAATGGACTATGGGAGCGGAACTGGTCTCGTTAGTTTAGAATTATCGGATTTGGTAGCTTCGATTTTGTTAGTAGATTCATCCGAACAGATGCTGGAGGTTGCCCAAGCAAAAATAGCTAATAGAGGAATTATGAATGCAGATATCCTATATTCTGATTTTACGCAAGACACTCCGAAACATAAGGCAGACGTTATTTTAATGTCATTAGTTCTTCTTCATATCCCAAATACTAAGAAGATTTTACAAGCGTTATTCCAAATTTTAAATCAGGATGGCAAATTAATTATCATCGACTTTGAAAAAAATGATAAAATAAACCATCCAAAAGTGCATAACGGTTTTACAGAGGAAGAATTAAATGAAATATTGTCGGAAGTAGGTTTTCGTTCATCAAAAAGGAAAACATTTTATCAAGGTAATCGTATTTTTATGAATCAAGATGCTTCTTTGTTTATTTCCAGCAGTATAAAGTGA
- a CDS encoding NADH dehydrogenase subunit 5, with the protein MFLLHSMPSLLLVFFMMIIVSMLSGLLFLHQKVPLSYVRIHIWIVSLPPLFALIALANPNGAENAGPFHMDSLAWLMTFFVLVIGLIVQRFSIRYLMGDRSYRKYFTLFTFTTTAASIAWLSGDLRWLVLFWGVTLAGLTLLIRLNNGWKVATEASKLSGYHFLIGWVSLLLAAVWLSHSTDSWQLSTALSIENLAGISAWERTGINLLIVLAVIIPAAQWPFQRWLVESVVAPTPVSAIMHAGIVNAGGIMLTRFSPLFNGDLAPTILLLIFAGISVLVGTGISLVQVDYKRQLVGSTIGQMGFMLIQCALGAYVAAIIHLILHGLFKATLFLQSGSAVRRKEESSYRKTQPAFLWTIAGWILSFAVGLVFWLQAPREGYQIISALILVWSISISWRQLVAFGEGSIGRIAGLIFVGGTAAIYSFIHHFFYDILQTAVFQGSQPPLAVVLIVGCLLLVGTVIGAIAARNRSSIFFTVLYLWLVRLGEAKPKAVESHPSYLKQQLP; encoded by the coding sequence ATGTTTCTTTTGCACAGTATGCCATCATTACTGTTAGTGTTTTTTATGATGATTATTGTTTCGATGCTGAGTGGACTATTATTTTTGCATCAAAAAGTGCCATTAAGCTATGTAAGGATTCATATCTGGATTGTGTCTTTACCGCCTTTGTTCGCTTTAATCGCGCTTGCGAATCCGAATGGAGCAGAAAATGCAGGTCCTTTTCATATGGATTCCTTGGCTTGGCTGATGACTTTTTTTGTTCTTGTCATTGGTTTAATTGTTCAACGTTTTTCAATCCGCTATTTAATGGGAGATCGATCTTATCGTAAGTATTTTACCCTTTTCACTTTTACCACAACTGCCGCTTCCATTGCTTGGCTAAGTGGAGATCTGCGATGGTTGGTTCTATTCTGGGGAGTAACGCTAGCAGGATTAACCTTACTTATAAGATTAAATAATGGCTGGAAAGTAGCTACTGAGGCTTCTAAATTATCTGGTTATCATTTTTTAATCGGTTGGGTGTCCTTGTTATTGGCAGCAGTTTGGTTATCTCACAGTACTGATTCTTGGCAATTATCAACCGCACTATCGATTGAAAATCTAGCTGGAATTTCGGCATGGGAAAGAACTGGAATTAATTTATTGATTGTCCTAGCGGTTATCATTCCAGCAGCCCAATGGCCTTTCCAAAGATGGTTAGTAGAGTCTGTTGTGGCACCAACACCTGTTTCAGCGATAATGCATGCAGGAATTGTCAATGCAGGTGGAATCATGCTTACTCGTTTTTCTCCACTATTTAATGGCGATTTAGCTCCCACTATTTTATTACTAATATTTGCCGGGATATCTGTCTTGGTTGGTACAGGAATTAGTTTAGTACAAGTTGACTATAAACGTCAGTTAGTTGGCTCGACGATTGGACAAATGGGTTTCATGCTCATTCAGTGTGCCTTAGGTGCCTATGTTGCTGCCATTATCCACCTTATTCTACATGGTTTATTCAAAGCGACGCTATTTTTACAGTCGGGTTCAGCAGTGCGACGAAAGGAAGAGTCTAGTTACAGAAAAACACAGCCCGCTTTTTTATGGACGATCGCAGGGTGGATTTTAAGTTTTGCTGTGGGGCTAGTTTTTTGGCTTCAAGCACCAAGAGAAGGCTATCAAATAATTAGTGCGTTAATTTTAGTTTGGTCTATTTCTATTTCTTGGCGACAGCTTGTTGCTTTTGGAGAAGGGAGCATTGGCCGGATTGCTGGTTTAATTTTTGTAGGAGGAACCGCTGCTATTTATTCTTTTATTCATCATTTTTTCTATGACATATTACAGACTGCTGTTTTCCAAGGTTCGCAGCCGCCATTAGCTGTTGTTCTTATCGTTGGTTGTCTTTTATTAGTTGGCACTGTAATAGGGGCGATCGCTGCTAGAAATCGTTCGTCCATCTTCTTTACTGTCCTATATCTTTGGTTAGTGCGATTAGGAGAAGCAAAGCCAAAAGCAGTAGAAAGTCATCCGAGCTATCTAAAACAACAATTACCATAA
- a CDS encoding carbonic anhydrase — MILDKTKKVLFLMDVRDGLESIIKEETNIQPENMLTIKCFGPVISNPFGDIMRSIIIAVFQEKVEEIFVVGTSSEADRFISIDGQFKSRIQTLDYLFQNSMPEFTGETINEWLNGKQNTGDNIKNCVKMICHHPLVPPTVKVRGLLINNQDGKSSVVEINTNKTA, encoded by the coding sequence ATGATTTTAGATAAGACAAAAAAAGTATTATTTTTGATGGATGTTAGAGATGGATTGGAATCAATTATAAAAGAGGAAACCAATATACAGCCTGAAAACATGCTAACTATAAAATGCTTTGGTCCTGTTATCTCCAATCCTTTTGGAGATATAATGAGGTCAATTATTATTGCTGTCTTTCAGGAAAAAGTAGAAGAAATTTTTGTTGTCGGAACAAGCAGTGAGGCCGATCGTTTTATTTCGATAGATGGACAATTTAAGTCAAGAATACAGACATTGGATTATCTGTTTCAAAATAGCATGCCTGAATTTACTGGTGAAACGATTAATGAATGGCTAAATGGAAAACAAAATACTGGTGACAATATCAAAAATTGTGTTAAGATGATTTGTCATCATCCATTAGTGCCACCAACGGTAAAAGTGCGAGGTTTACTGATTAATAATCAAGATGGAAAGTCTTCTGTTGTGGAAATAAATACAAATAAAACAGCTTAA
- a CDS encoding DUF2294 domain-containing protein encodes MKLTKGACEAEISKAITQWEKDFLGRGSLSVKTDILRDMIIVNLQGILTPAEYTVCETKEGLLTIKKTRSELVESGVEELKKCILTITGEEVKSFHTDLSSRTGERVMVFKLYNNVENLFA; translated from the coding sequence ATGAAATTAACAAAAGGTGCTTGTGAAGCGGAAATAAGTAAAGCAATAACACAATGGGAAAAGGATTTCCTTGGTCGGGGATCCTTATCTGTTAAAACAGATATATTACGCGACATGATCATAGTGAATTTGCAGGGCATTCTAACCCCAGCGGAATATACGGTGTGTGAAACAAAAGAAGGACTATTAACCATTAAGAAAACACGCTCCGAATTAGTGGAATCAGGTGTTGAAGAACTAAAAAAATGTATATTAACCATTACGGGAGAGGAAGTAAAAAGCTTTCATACAGACTTAAGCTCTCGCACAGGTGAACGAGTGATGGTATTTAAATTATATAATAATGTTGAAAATCTCTTTGCGTAA
- a CDS encoding helix-turn-helix transcriptional regulator, which translates to MKNRIRELRKSAKLSQEELAKLCNVTRQTINAIENDKYDPTLQLAFSLAVALATTVDDLFIYDTVIK; encoded by the coding sequence ATGAAAAATCGTATTAGAGAATTAAGAAAATCGGCAAAATTATCTCAAGAAGAATTAGCAAAACTATGTAATGTGACAAGACAAACGATAAATGCAATTGAAAATGATAAATATGATCCCACTTTACAATTAGCATTTAGCTTAGCCGTTGCATTGGCTACAACGGTAGACGACCTTTTTATATACGACACTGTTATAAAATAA
- a CDS encoding DUF2178 domain-containing protein, which translates to MMNWIVALLLIILAICILLIVTNLVSLPKLGDERANYIKMRAQSYTFVVVIGILLLEIMESIYVTTWTNSHYEGMKPFSFLVTISVIYLISLLLSKRKYGG; encoded by the coding sequence ATGATGAATTGGATAGTTGCTTTATTACTTATTATTTTAGCGATATGTATTCTATTAATTGTAACGAATCTTGTGTCATTACCAAAATTAGGAGATGAAAGAGCAAATTACATTAAAATGAGAGCACAATCATACACCTTTGTAGTTGTAATCGGGATTTTATTGTTAGAGATTATGGAGTCTATCTATGTAACAACTTGGACGAACAGCCATTATGAGGGGATGAAACCATTTAGTTTTCTTGTTACAATTTCAGTTATATATTTAATTTCATTATTATTATCTAAGAGGAAATATGGTGGATAA
- a CDS encoding DUF6241 domain-containing protein: MGVVKVVESEKRKKKRSKWVNYSIGVVVLLAIMGGSLVIYKHFIVKTNNDSFVAETKEGEILDETGKESIDYSYWNEDRAISTLHKMTHQKVYASDKWGAVQMTNDRVNRLYEIVKNSSFSNKDNLLGILEKWKVGDFSTVDKDHNYFWKYQGGNVGEATGIMTAEDEQSFIESTFKQTQNDAEE, from the coding sequence ATGGGGGTGGTCAAAGTAGTGGAATCAGAAAAGCGAAAAAAGAAACGTAGTAAATGGGTGAATTATTCAATCGGAGTTGTTGTATTACTAGCAATTATGGGGGGATCTCTTGTTATATATAAGCATTTTATAGTAAAAACAAATAATGATTCCTTTGTGGCAGAAACTAAAGAAGGAGAGATTCTTGATGAAACAGGGAAGGAGAGCATTGATTATTCTTATTGGAACGAAGATCGGGCAATATCAACTCTGCATAAAATGACACACCAAAAAGTGTACGCATCCGATAAGTGGGGCGCAGTGCAAATGACAAATGATAGAGTAAATCGGCTTTATGAAATTGTAAAAAACAGTAGTTTTTCCAATAAAGATAACCTCTTAGGGATTCTGGAAAAATGGAAGGTTGGAGACTTTAGCACGGTTGATAAAGATCATAATTATTTTTGGAAATATCAAGGTGGAAACGTTGGGGAAGCAACTGGCATTATGACTGCAGAGGATGAACAAAGTTTCATAGAAAGTACATTCAAACAGACTCAAAATGATGCCGAGGAATGA